Below is a genomic region from Persicimonas caeni.
GTTTTCCCGTTGCCTTCGCCCTGATCGTCAGTTGTCTCGCCGCGGTCGTCTCGACTGGGTGCACGCTCGGCTACCGCTATCATCATCTCGACTCCGAGATCGCCAACGCGGCCGGGGCGAACGCCCAGGTCGAAGGCAGCGGACACATGGTCGAGCTCGGGATCGTTCTCGACTTTCGGTACTTCCGCGTGGGGAACCCCTATGTGGGCGCCTCGTACGAAATGGACGTCACCGATGCCGCCGGAGGCGGCGCCTACCAGTCATCGACGATCGAAACCCAGCCGTTTCGCCTCGACGTGCCCGTGGTGAGCCTGTGGAGCGAAGATGGCGGTCTGGGCTACCCGGGCACGATGGTCCACCGAAAGAGCGTCGAGTTGTGGTTGAGCGGCACGCTGCGACCGACCACGCTCCCAATGTGGTGGGCCGATGCCAGCCTCGTCTACTACCACCACGATCTGGTCGCCGTGCGCGCCTTCGGAGGCTGGGGGGCGGTGCCCTTCGAGGGGCAGACCACCCAGTTCAGCACCGAAGGCACCACCTACGAATTCTGGGAAACCACGGCCGGCGGCTACTCCGCGGGCGTCGAGTTGACGCTTGGCGCCGGCGAGCAGGCCCTCGACTTCATCAAGTACTTTATTCGCAACCAGAAAGAGGCGGGAAAGCCGCGCAAATGATTTAGGTCATTTGTTCTTTTCGCAGCAGTTCACGCAACTCGGTGGGCACGCACAGACGCAGGATTTTGTAGGAGTCGCGGCCCAGCAGGTGGACCATGTCGCTGTGATCTTCGATGGGCGCGACCTGACCATCGGAGCCGATGATCGGGATGTGGGCGCCGATGTCGCCGTGTTCGGGGTCGTAGGGCGTATAGGGCGTGTCGTAGGCGCGGTCGGTGAGCACGGCGTAGTCGGGGTCGAGGCCCATGTCGCGCGCCAGTGCGTTGGCCCGGTCGATGGTCCGAGCGATGTCGACAGCGTCTTCGACCTGCAGGTCGATCGTCTTGTAGAGGTCGCGGTCGAGCAGGCCGCCGGCGATGCGCGACAGAATCGGGTCGGGGTCGCTTCGCCACTGCTTGAGCGAGATCCACACGTCGGTGTCGTCCAAGGAGACGAACTCCTCGGTCGACAGCCGCTCACCTGCCAACAATTTGCTCAGTCGCGGGCTGGGCACGGCGCCGAACTCGTGGCCGTCGCGCTGCAGTTGTTCGGCGCGCGAGAGCACAGCCTCGAGCATCTTTTCGGCTGCGCGCACCGCTTTGTGCAGGTAGACCTGCTTGAACATGTGGAAGCGGGCCAGCAGGTAGCCTTCGACCGCTTCGCGGGCGCGGTAGCTAACGGCCAAGCGTCGGCTGACTTGGCCTTTACTCGACGTGCCCTCGTAGGTCTCGAGCATCGTCAAGATACGCTCGAAGTCGTACACCCCGATTTTGACGCCGGTGGCGAGTCCATCGCGCAGGATATAGTCGAGGCGGTCGGCGTCGAGTTGGCTCGAGACGATGTCGAGAAGGACGTGCTTTTCGGTGGGGAACTCGCGTCGAGGCCCAAAATACGCGGCCACGCGGTCCGGTAGTGAGGGGTCGATCTCACTCAGCACCGCGTGCACTTCGCTTTCGGGGTCGCTTACTAGTTGAGCGCTGTACTCCTCGTGGTGGACACGGGTGACTTTTTCGATGGCGTGGCTGAACGGGCCGTGGCCGATATCGTGCAAGAGCGCAGCGCACATCACCTCGAGGCGCTCGTCGGCGCTAAAGCCGCAATCGAGCGCGGCGAGCATGCGTCGCGCCACGTGCGCCACGCCCAAGCTGTGCACAAAGCGGGAGTGTTCGGCGCCGTGATAGACCAGGTTGGCGAAGCCGAGCTGGCGGATGCGGCGCAACCGCTGGAAGGTGCTCGTCTTCAAGAGCCGGAAAATCACCCGCTCGACTTCGTCGCTCTGGTCGAAGGCGATGATGTTGTGGACCGGGTCGCGGAACAGCTTCGGTTTCATGGGCGCGGGCTCGAACATTGAGGAGCGCAAAGAGGATGCTTGCCACCTCCAGAGGTATACCAGCCGTGCCCTCGACACAACCCGGCTCACGGTCGGCCCGGGTTCAACTGATGCCGATGCTGAAGTGACGCTCGAGCAGCTCGATCTTCTCGGAGGTGACCGTCGGGATATTGGTCAGCTCGTCGAAGGAGCGAAACGGCCCGATATCCTGGCGGTAGTCGAGAAGACGCTCGGCGGTCGCCTCGCCGATGCCCTCGATGGCCAGAAGGTCGTCGCGGGTGGCGTCGTTGAGGTTCATCTTTTCGAAGCCCGCCGGGAGGCCGGTCTCTTCGGAGCCGCGTCGGGGTTCTTGAGAGGAGGTCATGGTGGTCTCCAGTCTGGGATATGCTAACTGCCGGTGTTCTCTGAATAAGTAAGCAGTTTGGGGTGGGCTGCAAGGGGGGCGGCTAATAGCCTGTTCACACCACCGCGCACATGCTAAAACCAACGCGTTCTAAAACGTCGACAATTTCTCGAATACAAAGCAGTCCATGGAAAAGTTTGTCATTGAAGGCGGTCATCAGCTCAGCGGTTCGGTCACTCCCGGTGGCAGCAAAAACGAGGCTCTGCCGTGCTTGGCCGCCAGTTTGCTGACCGACGAAGAGGTCACGTTCAAAAATATCCCGCGGATCAACGACGTCGAGGTCATGCTCCAGGTCATCGAAGACCTGGGCGGCTGGTACGAGTGGGTCGGCGACGACGTGGTCAAGGTGCGCACCGAGAACGTCGAGAAATCGGCGCTCGACACCGAGCTGTGCAAAAAGATTCGCGCCTCGATTTTGTTCGCCGGAGCGATGCTCGGCCGGCGCGGCCGCTGTGAGCTCCCGCCTCCCGGCGGTGA
It encodes:
- a CDS encoding ComEA family DNA-binding protein, with the translated sequence MTSSQEPRRGSEETGLPAGFEKMNLNDATRDDLLAIEGIGEATAERLLDYRQDIGPFRSFDELTNIPTVTSEKIELLERHFSIGIS
- a CDS encoding HD domain-containing protein, with the protein product MKPKLFRDPVHNIIAFDQSDEVERVIFRLLKTSTFQRLRRIRQLGFANLVYHGAEHSRFVHSLGVAHVARRMLAALDCGFSADERLEVMCAALLHDIGHGPFSHAIEKVTRVHHEEYSAQLVSDPESEVHAVLSEIDPSLPDRVAAYFGPRREFPTEKHVLLDIVSSQLDADRLDYILRDGLATGVKIGVYDFERILTMLETYEGTSSKGQVSRRLAVSYRAREAVEGYLLARFHMFKQVYLHKAVRAAEKMLEAVLSRAEQLQRDGHEFGAVPSPRLSKLLAGERLSTEEFVSLDDTDVWISLKQWRSDPDPILSRIAGGLLDRDLYKTIDLQVEDAVDIARTIDRANALARDMGLDPDYAVLTDRAYDTPYTPYDPEHGDIGAHIPIIGSDGQVAPIEDHSDMVHLLGRDSYKILRLCVPTELRELLRKEQMT